A stretch of the Staphylococcus sp. NRL 16/872 genome encodes the following:
- a CDS encoding phage head closure protein, with translation MFNPYDEFPHAISKGRIEVIGDFKFKKERYKSEKIIKGFMDTPTTSEQLKYHQMSSEYDRNLYVPYDLPINDNDYFKYEGKIFGIVGEPVDQGGQHEIKLIRLKEAPYG, from the coding sequence ATGTTTAACCCATACGATGAGTTTCCACACGCTATTTCGAAAGGCCGAATTGAAGTGATAGGCGATTTCAAGTTTAAAAAAGAGCGCTACAAGAGCGAAAAAATTATAAAAGGCTTTATGGATACGCCTACGACTTCAGAACAACTTAAATATCATCAAATGTCATCTGAATACGACAGGAACCTATATGTACCTTATGACCTACCAATAAACGATAACGATTACTTTAAATACGAGGGTAAAATCTTTGGCATTGTAGGTGAGCCTGTAGATCAAGGTGGCCAACATGAAATTAAGTTGATTCGACTGAAAGAGGCACCTTATGGCTAA
- a CDS encoding DnaB helicase C-terminal domain-containing protein, with translation MNERRDIESTIVSSLLKKPELIEKLRVKPYMFYYDDFKTFMEYVFEVGKVDHQEIFLETSKNKNFLDFDTIQKLYNSDFIGYGMFERYQQNLLEIYQISQANEVINEFNQSPNMQSFEAMVTDLNQVSLISATDETSTKQIVDEFVEELYSDEPKKVIKTGFPLMDYKIGGLEPTQLVVIAARPSVGKTGFAIQMMLNIAKQGYKTSLFSLETTGVAILERMLSTVTGIELSRIKKKTDLSYDDLTKLTSAASEILKLEIDVNSQSNVSTQEVRKQAMKNKDKQQVIFIDYLQLMQTDSKLDRRNGIEKISRDLKIIANETGAIIVLLSQLSRGVESRNDKRPMLSDMKEAGGIEADASLAMLLYRDDYYNQDEDDEFGKSIVECNIAKNKDGETGVIEFEYYKRTQRFTT, from the coding sequence ATGAATGAACGCAGAGATATTGAAAGTACGATTGTTTCGAGTTTGCTTAAAAAGCCTGAACTTATCGAAAAGTTGCGTGTTAAACCTTATATGTTCTATTACGACGACTTTAAAACATTTATGGAATATGTATTTGAAGTCGGAAAGGTGGATCATCAAGAAATATTTTTAGAAACATCAAAGAATAAAAACTTTTTAGATTTCGACACGATACAAAAGCTATATAATTCCGATTTTATTGGTTACGGCATGTTTGAGCGCTATCAGCAGAATTTATTGGAAATCTATCAAATATCACAAGCGAATGAAGTAATCAATGAATTTAACCAATCACCTAACATGCAATCGTTTGAAGCAATGGTTACTGACTTAAATCAAGTATCACTGATTAGTGCGACAGATGAAACAAGTACAAAACAAATTGTAGATGAGTTTGTAGAAGAATTATATAGCGATGAACCTAAGAAAGTCATTAAGACAGGTTTTCCATTAATGGACTATAAGATTGGCGGTTTAGAGCCTACACAACTAGTAGTTATCGCAGCACGGCCATCTGTTGGGAAAACAGGTTTTGCAATTCAGATGATGCTTAATATCGCTAAACAGGGTTATAAAACATCGCTATTTAGTTTAGAAACAACAGGCGTAGCAATATTAGAACGAATGTTATCGACTGTGACAGGAATTGAACTGTCACGTATTAAGAAAAAAACAGATCTAAGCTACGATGACTTAACTAAATTAACAAGTGCTGCAAGTGAAATATTAAAACTTGAAATAGATGTTAATTCACAAAGTAATGTAAGCACCCAGGAAGTCCGTAAACAAGCTATGAAGAACAAAGATAAGCAACAGGTAATATTCATCGACTATCTACAATTAATGCAAACAGATAGCAAATTAGACCGTAGAAATGGCATTGAAAAAATCAGTCGTGATTTAAAAATAATAGCAAACGAAACTGGTGCAATTATCGTTTTACTTTCTCAACTTAGTCGTGGTGTAGAAAGTCGAAATGACAAACGACCTATGTTGTCTGACATGAAAGAAGCAGGTGGAATTGAGGCTGACGCAAGTTTAGCAATGCTTCTTTATCGAGATGATTATTATAACCAAGACGAAGATGATGAATTCGGTAAGTCGATTGTTGAATGCAACATTGCCAAAAATAAAGACGGTGAAACAGGTGTTATCGAATTTGAATATTATAAACGTACGCAAAGGTTCACGACATGA
- a CDS encoding HK97-gp10 family putative phage morphogenesis protein produces the protein MAKVKYGADSLVVELERYQKDVEKRAKKGIAKTTMKIYNTAIDLMPVDTGYLRESTSVDFRNGGLTGVISIGSEYAVYVNYGTGIYAVGPGGSRAKKIPWHYKDADGKWHTTKGQHAQPFWEPAIDAGRETFNKYFS, from the coding sequence ATGGCTAAAGTGAAATATGGTGCGGATAGTTTAGTTGTTGAGTTGGAACGGTACCAAAAAGATGTAGAAAAGCGGGCAAAAAAAGGTATAGCTAAAACCACAATGAAGATATATAACACTGCAATTGATCTTATGCCAGTAGATACTGGTTACTTGAGAGAAAGCACTTCCGTAGATTTTAGAAACGGAGGTTTGACTGGTGTTATAAGTATAGGCAGTGAGTATGCCGTGTACGTAAATTATGGTACAGGAATTTATGCAGTCGGTCCTGGTGGTAGTCGTGCTAAAAAGATACCGTGGCACTATAAAGATGCAGACGGTAAATGGCATACTACTAAAGGCCAACATGCTCAACCTTTTTGGGAGCCTGCTATTGACGCAGGTAGAGAAACATTCAATAAGTATTTTTCATAA
- a CDS encoding helix-turn-helix domain-containing protein — MHKQKLKATYVYLDGKRISLRDASKNYDVPLTTLRGRYNRGLRGPELLYGKGVYSYDTH, encoded by the coding sequence ATGCATAAACAAAAACTAAAAGCAACGTATGTATATTTAGATGGCAAACGTATCTCGTTGAGAGATGCCTCAAAAAATTATGATGTACCACTCACAACGTTACGTGGTCGTTATAACAGAGGCTTGCGAGGTCCAGAATTGCTGTATGGAAAAGGAGTATATAGCTATGACACACACTAA
- a CDS encoding sugar-binding protein, whose product MAQATNKSVEPGDTLLKHKHVGILEKVTAANSYSTPAVISNDAIFMQGRSFTVMKGDVTELKDYKRNATNEFDHPQIQETTYFLDQEKYWGRFVDALDKRDTEGNIDINYVVAKQASEVVAPYLDNLRFATLARNKAKHLTVGSGTDAQYDSVLDVSVELDEINAGPSRILFVTPKFYKGIKKFVVALPQGDTNQRVLGKGVQGELDGFRIVKVPSKMLQGVDAMAVIGEVMASPIQANEAKTNSNVPGMFGTLAEQMLYTGAFVPEHLQKFIFTIGGTEVPTKQDGVDAHAATTADTETSGTGA is encoded by the coding sequence ATGGCACAAGCTACAAATAAGTCTGTTGAACCAGGCGATACTTTATTAAAACACAAACACGTTGGGATTTTAGAAAAAGTTACTGCTGCGAATTCTTATTCTACACCTGCAGTGATTAGTAATGACGCAATCTTTATGCAAGGTCGTTCATTTACAGTAATGAAAGGTGACGTTACAGAGTTGAAAGACTACAAACGTAACGCTACGAATGAATTTGACCACCCACAAATCCAAGAAACAACTTATTTCCTTGACCAAGAAAAATACTGGGGACGTTTTGTTGACGCATTAGATAAGCGTGACACAGAAGGTAATATCGATATTAATTATGTTGTTGCTAAACAAGCGTCAGAAGTAGTAGCACCTTATTTAGACAATTTACGTTTCGCTACTTTAGCACGTAATAAAGCTAAACACTTAACTGTCGGTAGTGGTACAGACGCTCAATATGATTCAGTGTTAGACGTATCTGTTGAATTAGATGAAATCAATGCTGGTCCATCACGTATTTTATTCGTTACACCTAAATTCTACAAAGGTATCAAAAAATTTGTTGTTGCTTTACCTCAAGGCGATACTAATCAAAGAGTATTAGGTAAAGGTGTACAAGGTGAATTAGATGGTTTCCGTATTGTCAAAGTACCATCTAAAATGCTACAAGGTGTTGACGCAATGGCGGTAATCGGTGAAGTTATGGCGTCACCTATTCAAGCTAATGAAGCGAAAACTAATTCTAACGTACCTGGCATGTTCGGTACATTAGCAGAGCAAATGTTATACACTGGCGCATTTGTACCAGAACACTTACAAAAATTCATCTTCACTATTGGCGGTACAGAAGTGCCTACTAAACAAGATGGTGTAGATGCACACGCTGCCACAACTGCTGACACTGAAACTTCAGGTACTGGCGCATAA
- a CDS encoding phage head-tail connector protein, translated as MDAQDVKLINQLPLDNFDNDDAIDKLIEMYKGVAQDYCNQTFDAPLPTGVQKFISESIKFGSSGNISARTMGTVSYTFVTDLPASTYNYLKPYRKLRWSGYHV; from the coding sequence ATGGACGCACAAGACGTCAAACTAATTAACCAATTGCCACTCGATAACTTCGATAATGACGATGCAATCGACAAACTTATTGAAATGTACAAAGGTGTAGCACAAGATTATTGCAATCAAACTTTTGACGCGCCATTACCTACTGGCGTTCAGAAATTTATCTCAGAGAGTATCAAGTTTGGCTCAAGTGGTAACATTTCTGCTCGCACAATGGGAACGGTAAGCTATACGTTTGTAACAGACCTACCTGCATCAACGTATAATTATCTTAAACCTTATCGAAAGTTAAGATGGAGTGGTTATCATGTTTAA
- a CDS encoding HNH endonuclease signature motif containing protein produces the protein MKYVFFNGLKFTRDDKTGYYLNSTKHKRLHRYVWEYHNGPIPDGCHIHHLDHDKSNNDITNLQLMKHGEHATLHGLERAKLQRKEIIRNLDENARPAANKWHKSDEGRKWHKKHYENTKGKLHQIKKFECKECGKEFEAQDTGVNRFCSNKCKSKWRRKSGLDDVTRECVYCGKEFKINKYKKTKTCSRSCTNRQRAKEGKDKINKIS, from the coding sequence ATGAAATACGTGTTTTTTAACGGTTTGAAATTCACTAGAGATGACAAAACTGGATATTATCTAAATTCTACTAAGCATAAGAGATTACATCGATATGTTTGGGAATACCACAATGGGCCAATACCTGATGGTTGCCATATACATCATTTAGATCATGATAAGAGTAATAACGATATTACGAACTTACAACTAATGAAACATGGCGAACATGCCACGTTACATGGATTAGAACGAGCAAAGTTGCAAAGAAAAGAAATCATAAGAAATTTAGATGAAAACGCTCGGCCAGCCGCGAATAAGTGGCACAAATCAGATGAAGGACGTAAATGGCACAAAAAACATTATGAAAATACCAAAGGCAAATTACATCAAATTAAAAAGTTTGAATGTAAAGAGTGTGGAAAAGAATTTGAAGCGCAAGATACAGGTGTTAACAGATTTTGTTCTAATAAGTGTAAATCTAAGTGGCGAAGAAAAAGTGGTTTAGATGATGTGACAAGGGAGTGCGTATATTGTGGAAAAGAATTTAAAATCAACAAGTATAAAAAAACAAAAACATGTTCCAGAAGTTGTACAAACAGGCAAAGAGCCAAAGAGGGAAAAGATAAAATCAATAAGATTTCATAG
- a CDS encoding transcriptional activator RinB: protein MFKRTLKIWFIIALYELSKYLTNELIVKLQSEDGVDVPSDYARVSDQYDINDLAGGY from the coding sequence ATGTTTAAACGCACACTAAAAATATGGTTCATCATCGCATTGTATGAACTAAGCAAATACTTAACTAACGAACTTATCGTTAAGTTGCAGAGTGAAGATGGTGTGGACGTGCCAAGTGATTATGCTAGGGTGAGTGATCAATACGATATTAATGATTTGGCAGGTGGGTATTAA
- a CDS encoding phage head morphogenesis protein gives MNKDNPKINNQNDIDNYIDQFIKQAESELEILFSRRLKQIQQEIADMFEKYQSDDVYVTWTEFNKYNRLNKELIRIGEMLTEDYREVAKTIRQTQQNTYIEKFLMSLYLYEMASQTSMQFDVPTASVINNAIEQPIEFIKLVPTLQKHRDEVLKKIRIHITQGIMSGEGYSKIAKALRDDIGMTKAQSQRVARTEAGRAMSQAGLDSAKVAKDNGLTGMKKRWLATKDNRTRDTHRHLDGKAIDIDDNFHSSGCVGQAPKLFVGVASGKENINCRCKLLYYFDEDELPTVMRTKDDGIIPFVTYREWEKQKRKASA, from the coding sequence ATGAACAAAGACAATCCGAAGATAAACAACCAGAATGACATTGATAACTATATCGACCAATTCATCAAACAAGCAGAAAGTGAATTAGAAATACTATTCTCACGTAGATTAAAGCAAATACAACAAGAAATAGCAGATATGTTTGAAAAGTACCAGTCTGATGACGTATATGTCACATGGACTGAATTTAATAAGTACAACAGGCTCAATAAAGAACTTATCAGAATAGGTGAGATGTTGACGGAAGATTACAGAGAAGTTGCTAAAACTATCCGTCAGACACAACAAAACACTTATATTGAAAAGTTTTTGATGAGCCTTTATTTGTATGAAATGGCAAGTCAAACATCTATGCAGTTTGATGTACCTACTGCATCTGTAATCAATAATGCAATCGAGCAACCGATTGAGTTTATTAAATTGGTTCCTACATTACAAAAGCATCGCGATGAAGTGCTTAAAAAGATACGTATACACATCACGCAAGGCATTATGAGTGGTGAAGGTTATTCTAAGATAGCAAAAGCGTTACGTGATGATATAGGTATGACAAAAGCACAATCACAACGTGTAGCACGTACAGAAGCAGGTAGAGCAATGTCACAAGCAGGGCTTGATAGTGCAAAAGTTGCTAAAGATAATGGTTTAACTGGAATGAAAAAACGTTGGTTAGCCACTAAAGATAATAGAACGCGTGATACACATCGTCATTTAGATGGGAAAGCGATTGATATCGATGATAACTTTCATTCATCTGGTTGTGTCGGACAAGCGCCTAAATTGTTTGTAGGTGTGGCTAGTGGAAAAGAGAACATCAATTGTCGATGCAAATTATTATATTACTTCGATGAAGATGAGTTACCTACTGTCATGAGAACAAAAGATGACGGCATTATACCGTTCGTGACATATCGTGAGTGGGAGAAACAGAAACGTAAAGCTAGTGCTTAA
- a CDS encoding Rho termination factor N-terminal domain-containing protein: MYKVIEYFTDLQDDNHAYNVGDTFPRKDLTVSEERLTELSTENNRQNKPLIERVEEQTDYSGMKVSELKELAKERDIEGFSDMKKAELVEALGSGK, from the coding sequence ATGTATAAAGTAATCGAATATTTTACTGACTTACAAGACGATAATCACGCGTATAATGTAGGCGATACATTCCCTCGTAAAGATTTAACTGTAAGCGAAGAACGATTAACTGAATTATCCACTGAAAACAACCGTCAAAACAAGCCTTTAATTGAGCGTGTAGAAGAGCAAACTGACTATTCTGGTATGAAAGTATCAGAGTTGAAAGAGTTGGCTAAAGAGCGTGATATTGAAGGCTTTTCTGATATGAAAAAAGCTGAATTAGTCGAGGCGCTAGGAAGTGGTAAATAA
- a CDS encoding DNA-binding protein: MTKMLNNANFDDFLKLSEKQQKYIEIKNETGQTDKTIAKKIGIDTTTISRWKKKEEYQLGLKGYQAYYLSEKTPQALLTMTKLLNARSELVRFQAAKDILDRSGYNPVDKQQIETNATVQFNDDIT; the protein is encoded by the coding sequence ATGACAAAAATGCTAAACAATGCTAATTTTGACGACTTTTTAAAGTTGAGTGAAAAACAGCAGAAGTATATAGAAATAAAGAACGAAACAGGGCAAACAGATAAAACTATCGCTAAAAAAATCGGCATTGACACTACTACGATTAGCAGATGGAAGAAAAAAGAAGAGTATCAGCTAGGTTTGAAAGGTTATCAAGCTTACTATCTTAGTGAGAAAACGCCACAAGCACTTTTAACCATGACAAAGTTGCTAAATGCCAGAAGTGAATTAGTGAGGTTCCAAGCCGCAAAAGATATACTTGACCGTTCTGGTTATAATCCTGTTGATAAGCAACAAATCGAAACGAATGCGACGGTGCAATTCAATGACGACATCACTTAA
- a CDS encoding MazG-like family protein produces MTNTLTVDQLVKAVEQWSVDKKLHNGNPDRQALKFYEEAGEVGAALSRGQMDALKDGIGDTVVTLIILAQQHDMTLQECLQYAYDEIKGRKGKTINGTFIKESDLKE; encoded by the coding sequence ATGACTAACACATTAACAGTAGATCAATTAGTAAAAGCAGTAGAACAATGGAGCGTTGATAAAAAATTACACAATGGTAACCCAGATAGACAAGCACTTAAATTTTATGAAGAGGCAGGAGAAGTTGGTGCAGCATTATCTCGTGGACAAATGGACGCATTAAAAGATGGGATAGGCGATACAGTCGTTACATTAATCATATTGGCACAACAGCATGATATGACATTACAGGAGTGTTTACAGTATGCATATGACGAAATCAAAGGAAGAAAAGGAAAGACAATCAATGGCACATTCATCAAAGAATCAGACCTCAAAGAGTAA
- a CDS encoding phage tail protein: MAQKNYLAVVRPAKDKLDPTDALLLADLQEGGHTIENDLAEIIRGGKTDYGVNAVSEEFKLTIGNIPGDKGIEQVKTAIKNGEQLRVWLYERNKRDDGKYHGVFAYTVPESYEMSFDDEDNKIELTLKVKWNSAEGTEANLPPEWFEAAGAPTVEYESFAEKVGSFEDQAKATGA; the protein is encoded by the coding sequence ATGGCTCAAAAGAATTACTTAGCAGTAGTTAGACCAGCTAAAGATAAATTAGATCCAACTGATGCTTTACTATTAGCCGACTTACAAGAAGGTGGACACACTATTGAGAATGACTTAGCTGAAATCATTCGTGGTGGTAAAACTGATTATGGCGTAAATGCAGTTTCTGAAGAGTTTAAACTTACTATCGGTAATATTCCTGGTGATAAAGGTATCGAACAAGTTAAAACAGCAATTAAAAACGGCGAACAATTACGTGTATGGTTGTATGAACGCAATAAACGCGATGACGGTAAATATCATGGCGTGTTTGCTTATACAGTGCCAGAAAGCTACGAAATGTCGTTCGACGATGAAGATAACAAAATTGAATTAACGTTAAAAGTTAAGTGGAACTCTGCAGAGGGAACTGAAGCTAATCTACCACCAGAATGGTTTGAGGCAGCAGGCGCACCTACTGTTGAATACGAAAGTTTTGCGGAAAAAGTGGGTAGCTTTGAGGACCAAGCTAAAGCAACAGGTGCTTAA
- a CDS encoding phage portal protein, with product MIFIRWPWEKPYYEEITEQLAPKVETQEEMIVRLVQNHQKDIERISTGQRYYDKDNDIYRQKYKYDLDGNLDIDKPDWRITTNYHQNLVDQKVAYLVTNPVSYSCENEKVLDTIHEVLDNRWDNELIDVLTAASNKGIEWVQPYIDENGDFKLFRVPAEQSIPIWKDSKRDALQAFIRVFKLNDETKVEYWTETDVTYYVYDNGSLINDYYYGENNKQTHFSTGSWNRVPFIPFKNNPEEVSDIWQYKTIIDAIDKRLSDTQNMFDESAELIYILRGYEGENLKEFMQGLKYYKAINVDSEGGVETIQVEVPVASTKEYLDMMRQNIMEFGQGVDFQTDKFGSAPSGIALKFLYGNLDLKANKLKNKATVAIQELIEFIIDFYKLKVDPKDIEITFNFNRMMNDLEQSQIAAQSQYLSKETIVRHHPWVDDPTAEMERIEQEQLELNTQLPDIDTGGAVNEQRQSEDKQPE from the coding sequence GTGATTTTTATTCGTTGGCCGTGGGAGAAACCATATTATGAAGAAATAACAGAACAGTTAGCGCCTAAAGTTGAGACGCAAGAAGAAATGATTGTGCGTTTAGTACAAAATCATCAGAAAGATATTGAGCGTATTTCAACAGGGCAACGCTACTACGATAAAGATAATGATATATACAGACAAAAGTATAAATACGACCTAGACGGTAATCTTGACATAGATAAACCAGATTGGCGTATTACTACTAACTATCATCAAAACTTAGTTGACCAGAAAGTAGCTTATCTTGTTACTAACCCAGTGAGTTATTCTTGTGAGAATGAAAAAGTGCTAGATACTATCCATGAAGTGCTAGATAATCGTTGGGATAACGAGTTAATCGATGTACTCACTGCTGCAAGTAACAAAGGTATTGAGTGGGTACAGCCATACATTGACGAGAATGGCGATTTTAAGCTATTTAGAGTACCTGCTGAGCAATCTATTCCGATTTGGAAAGATAGTAAAAGAGATGCACTACAAGCGTTTATACGTGTGTTCAAATTAAACGATGAAACCAAAGTAGAATACTGGACTGAAACCGATGTTACATACTATGTGTATGATAACGGTTCATTAATCAACGATTACTACTATGGTGAAAACAACAAACAAACACACTTCTCAACTGGTAGTTGGAATAGAGTTCCGTTTATACCATTCAAAAACAACCCAGAAGAGGTATCGGATATTTGGCAATATAAAACAATTATAGATGCTATTGATAAGCGTTTATCTGACACACAAAATATGTTTGATGAGAGTGCAGAGTTGATTTATATCTTGCGTGGATATGAGGGAGAGAATCTCAAAGAGTTTATGCAAGGCTTAAAATACTACAAAGCAATCAATGTAGATAGTGAAGGTGGCGTTGAAACGATACAAGTTGAAGTGCCAGTCGCTAGTACAAAAGAATATCTCGATATGATGCGTCAGAACATTATGGAGTTCGGGCAAGGTGTGGACTTTCAAACAGATAAATTTGGCTCTGCGCCTAGTGGTATAGCACTCAAATTCTTATACGGTAACTTAGATTTAAAAGCGAATAAGCTAAAGAATAAAGCTACTGTTGCTATACAAGAATTAATTGAGTTTATTATCGATTTCTACAAATTAAAAGTAGATCCGAAAGATATTGAAATCACATTCAATTTCAACAGAATGATGAACGATTTAGAACAATCACAAATCGCTGCACAATCTCAATATCTATCTAAAGAAACAATTGTGAGACATCACCCGTGGGTTGACGACCCAACGGCAGAAATGGAACGTATCGAGCAAGAACAACTCGAACTCAATACACAGTTACCAGATATCGATACTGGAGGTGCTGTGAATGAACAAAGACAATCCGAAGATAAACAACCAGAATGA
- a CDS encoding DUF3168 domain-containing protein — protein MWVSVEPELTSRLYETLKADPIINKLVGDRVFDVVQDDVRYPYIVVGESNVTNNESSANMRETVGIVFHVYSQYPTQYEAKLLISAIGYVLNKPIEIDNYEFRHSRIDSQAVFPDVDRFTKHGTIRLLFNFRHKTKREEV, from the coding sequence ATGTGGGTATCGGTTGAACCTGAACTTACAAGTAGATTATACGAAACATTAAAAGCAGACCCTATCATTAACAAATTAGTTGGTGATAGGGTTTTTGATGTCGTTCAAGATGATGTGCGATACCCATATATTGTTGTGGGTGAGAGCAACGTCACTAATAACGAAAGTAGTGCAAATATGCGTGAAACGGTAGGTATCGTTTTTCACGTGTATTCACAATATCCAACACAGTACGAGGCCAAGCTATTAATTAGCGCTATTGGTTATGTACTGAACAAACCAATCGAGATAGATAATTATGAATTTAGACACAGTCGAATTGATAGCCAAGCAGTATTTCCAGATGTAGATAGGTTTACTAAGCATGGCACAATTCGGCTTTTATTTAATTTCAGACATAAAACTAAGAGAGAGGAAGTGTAA
- a CDS encoding DUF1064 domain-containing protein, whose amino-acid sequence MSKYNAKKVEYKGITFDSKVECEYYQYLEGNLGGEYDHIELQPKYELQPKFDGNKPIIYVADFALWKGDTLLEVIDVKGMPTPVAKVKAKIFRYQNREIPLTWICKAPKYTGQEWITYEELIKVRRERKKELKK is encoded by the coding sequence GTGAGTAAATACAACGCTAAAAAAGTTGAGTACAAAGGTATCACATTCGACAGCAAAGTCGAGTGTGAATACTACCAATATTTAGAAGGTAACTTAGGCGGTGAATACGATCATATCGAGTTGCAACCTAAGTATGAATTACAACCTAAATTCGACGGAAATAAACCTATTATTTATGTGGCAGATTTTGCTTTGTGGAAAGGCGATACCTTACTTGAAGTTATAGATGTAAAAGGTATGCCAACGCCAGTAGCAAAGGTTAAAGCAAAGATATTTAGGTATCAAAACAGAGAAATACCGCTAACTTGGATATGTAAAGCGCCTAAATACACAGGTCAAGAGTGGATAACATATGAAGAATTAATCAAAGTACGCAGGGAGCGTAAGAAGGAGCTGAAGAAGTAA
- a CDS encoding phage scaffolding protein has product MKREFLRGLGLEEETVQKIVDEHHDSLRQYKDKAEKVESLQEQLDTANKEIATRDSRIKELQSKAGDNEELNNQLESYKQENANYEQKIKDVRLNKAIEVALAKENAIKPEQVIKLIDTDKLEVDDNGNVNGLDDYMGNFKEENSHLFEQPKPTGTTPQDGNTPQKTEAWTEFLQ; this is encoded by the coding sequence ATGAAACGCGAATTTTTAAGAGGCTTAGGTTTAGAAGAAGAAACTGTTCAAAAGATTGTAGACGAACATCACGATAGTTTACGTCAATACAAAGACAAAGCTGAAAAAGTTGAAAGCTTACAAGAGCAACTCGATACTGCTAACAAAGAAATCGCTACTCGTGATAGTCGAATCAAAGAATTGCAGTCTAAAGCTGGCGATAATGAAGAACTAAATAATCAGTTAGAAAGTTATAAGCAAGAAAACGCCAACTACGAGCAAAAAATCAAAGACGTTCGATTAAACAAAGCGATTGAGGTTGCGCTTGCTAAAGAAAATGCAATTAAACCAGAACAAGTTATTAAGTTGATTGACACTGACAAATTAGAAGTTGACGACAACGGCAATGTTAATGGTTTAGATGATTATATGGGCAATTTCAAAGAAGAAAATAGTCATTTGTTCGAACAACCTAAGCCAACGGGAACAACGCCACAAGATGGTAATACGCCTCAAAAAACGGAGGCATGGACAGAATTTTTACAATAG
- a CDS encoding DUF3269 family protein translates to MAIIEKYYLYRPDGTEEIKVEKREPNLNIVKTLTGAHFSEEYKEMADSELKHFKGVYELLYEEELGLQATIFDM, encoded by the coding sequence ATGGCAATTATCGAAAAGTATTACCTTTATAGACCTGACGGAACAGAAGAAATAAAGGTGGAGAAACGTGAGCCTAATTTAAACATCGTCAAAACACTCACAGGCGCTCATTTTAGCGAAGAATACAAAGAGATGGCTGATAGTGAGTTGAAACATTTCAAAGGCGTATATGAGCTTCTCTACGAAGAAGAACTAGGGTTACAAGCAACGATATTTGATATGTAG